The Rhododendron vialii isolate Sample 1 chromosome 6a, ASM3025357v1 genome includes a window with the following:
- the LOC131330884 gene encoding high mobility group B protein 9, with amino-acid sequence MSSTANGVEGRRFPPPLASHEDVVKDPTLFWDTLRNFHSQLGTKYMVPVIGGKELNLHVLYVEVTRRGGYDKVVSEKKWREIGTVFDFSPTTTSASYALRRHYSSLLHQYEQVYFFKLQGPSITSAATGTIDGKFDCGYLVSVKVGSEILNGVLYYPDQAASSIATNQSCTTLIPFNPKPLNSGRRNRRRRRRGGDPSRPKPNRSGYNFFFAEKHSTLKSLYPDREREFTKMIGESWTNLSQEERMVYQSIGLKDKERYQRELKEYKERTNPRQQKELL; translated from the exons ATGTCGTCGACGGCGAACGGGGTGGAGGGTAGGCGGTTTCCTCCGCCGCTGGCTTCACATGAGGATGTTGTCAAGGACCCCACTCTGTTCTGGGACACTCTCAGGAACTTCCACTCTCAGTTAGGCACCAAATATAT GGTCCCTGTGATTGGAGGGAAGGAGCTAAACTTGCATGTGTTGTATGTGGAGGTGACAAGAAGGGGTGGTTATGACAAG GTTGTCTCAGAGAAGAAATGGAGGGAAATTGGTACAGTTTTCGATTTCTCCCCAACAACAACAAGTGCTTCTTATGCATTGAGGAGACATTACTCAAGTCTTCTCCACCAATATGAACAGGTTTACTTCTTTAAGCTGCAAGGTCCCTCCATTACCTCAGCAG CTACCGGAACAATCGATGGGAAATTCGACTGTGGCTATTTGGTGTCTGTGAAAGTGGGTTCCGAGATTCTGAATGGGGTTCTCTACTACCCAGATCAAGCTGCCTCTTCCATTGCAACTAACCAATCTTGCACTACCTTGATCCCATTCAACCCTAAGCCTCTCAATTCGGGACGGAGGAacaggagaaggagaagaaggggaggagaCCCCAGCCGCCCGAAACCAAACAGAAGCGGTTACAACTTCTTCTTCGCTGAAAAACATTCCACACTCAAATCGTTGTATCCAGACCGGGAGAGGGAGTTCACGAAAATGATCGGAGAGTCTTGGACCAACCTCAGTCAAGAAGAGAGGATG GTTTATCAGAGCATTGGGTTGAAGGACAAAGAGAGATACCAGAGAGAACTGAAGGAATACAAGGAGAGGACTAACCCCAGGCAGCAGAAGGAACTTTTGTAG
- the LOC131330885 gene encoding mechanosensitive ion channel protein 8-like, which translates to MDKLRKSVQPNKSPEERHILLHQQDDPMAQSDRREEVVIKINGQDSPLKETELAPSKSPSPSPSPSPSNPDDPQGFNRVWRDASYDFSNDAIKVAREFEFSDSPVSRHDLSRIAESPTPRGGGGARVSFGESNNNSIPEPVHRRSNFAGAGRDGDEVLVCTSNSLGRKSGLLMTKTKSRLLDPPEQDNRSQRLMKSGFLGRGSEIEDDDPFLDDDLPDEYRKMKFDTLSVLQLLSLILIVAALVCTLTIKILSEKKLFALELWKWEVMVLVLISGRLVSGWAIRVVVFFIERNFLLRKRVLYFVYGVRNAVQNCIWLGLVLIAWQCIFDKKVESLTDGQVLPFVNRVWVCLLVGTVIWLLKTLLVKVLASSFHVNTFFDRIQESLFNQYVIETLSGQPLMEIQHEQEEEEKMMSEVEKLQSAGANIPADLKASIFPRSGRVIGSGRHHKSPKSAKGTPRFSTPRFTSDGKSQTQKLDEGITIDHLHRLNQKNVSAWNMKRLMNTVRKGVFSTLDEQIQDSNGEDEAAVQITSEVQAKAAAKKIFYNVAKPGSKYITQEDLMRFLREDEASKTMRLFEGASEGKGISKRALKNWVVTAFRERRALALSLNDTKTAVNKLHHMLNAVVGILLFVIWLLILKIASSHIFVLVGSQTLLVAFMFGNTCKTTFEAIIFLFVMHPFDVGDRCEVDGVQMVVEEMNILTTVFLRFDNQKITYPNSILATKPIGNFYRSPDMGDAIDFCIHIATPVEKIALMKERITRYIENKSDHWYPAPMVVLRDVEDMNRLKISVWLSHRMNHQDMGEKWARRALLVEEMIKIFRDLDIEYRMLPLDVNIRTMPAVGSNRVPSNWTTCSN; encoded by the exons ATGGATAAACTGAGAAAATCCGTCCAACCCAACAAATCACCGGAAGAACGCCACATACTCTTGCACCAACAAGACGATCCAATGGCCCAGAGCGACCGCCGAGAGGAAGTAGTCATCAAGATCAACGGCCAAGATTCTCCCTTGAAAGAAACAGAGCTCGCTCCCTCTAAGTCTCCGTCTCCGTCGCCGTCGCCATCGCCTTCGAATCCCGACGACCCGCAGGGCTTCAATCGGGTGTGGCGAGACGCGAGCTACGACTTCTCCAACGACGCCATCAAGGTGGCGCGCGAGTTCGAGTTCTCCGACTCGCCGGTATCTCGCCACGACTTGTCGCGAATCGCCGAGAGCCCGACCCCTCGTGGCGGCGGCGGCGCGAGGGTTTCGTTCGGCGAATCGAACAATAATAGCATACCCGAACCGGTCCACCGCCGGTCCAATTTCGCCGGCGCCGGCAGAGACGGCGACGAGGTGTTGGTTTGCACGTCCAACTCGCTAGGGCGCAAATCGGGCTTGTTGATGACGAAGACCAAATCGAGACTGCTGGACCCACCGGAGCAAGATAACAGATCACAGAGGTTAATGAAGTCCGGATTTTTAGGTCGAGGTAGtgaaattgaagatgatgaccCTTTCTTAGACGATGATTTACCAGACGAGTATAGAAAGATGAAGTTCGATACGCTTTCTGTTTTACAGCTattgagtttgattttgattgttGCAGCATTAGTTTGTACTTTAACTATTAAGATACTTAGTGAAAAGAAACTGTTTGCACTTGAGCTGTGGAAATGGGAGGTGATGGTTTTGGTCCTCATCTCGGGCCGGTTGGTATCCGGTTGGGCGATTCGGGTAGTTGTGTTCTTCATTGAGAGGAATTTCTTGTTGCGAAAACGGGTTTTGTATTTCGTGTACGGGGTGAGGAATGCTGTTCAGAATTGCATatggttgggtttggttttgattGCTTGGCAATGTATTTTTGACAAGAAGGTTGAGAGCCTGACTGATGGGCAGGTTTTGCCTTTTGTGAATCGGGTTTGGGTGTGTCTTTTGGTGGGTACTGTGATATGGCTTTTGAAAACCCTTCTTGTCAAGGTTCTTGCTTCTTCTTTCCATGTGAACACTTTTTTCGACCGGATTCAGGAGTCTTTGTTTAATCAGTATGTGATTGAGACGCTCTCGGGTCAACCGTTAATGGAGATTCAACACGAgcaagaggaggaggagaagatgatgtcTGAAGTTGAGAAACTTCAGAGCGCGGGGGCAAATATTCCGGCTGATTTGAAGGCTAGTATTTTCCCAAGGAGTGGGAGAGTAATAGGGAGTGGGAGACACCACAAGAGCCCTAAAAGTGCGAAGGGTACTCCGAGATTTAGTACGCCGAGATTTACTAGTGATGGTAAGTCACAGACACAGAAGTTGGATGAGGGTATCACGATCGATCACTTGCACAGGTTGAACCAGAAGAATGTTTCGGCTTGGAATATGAAGAGGTTGATGAATACTGTTCGGAAAGGGGTGTTTTCGACTTTGGATGAGCAAATCCAGGATTCAAATGGAGAGGATGAGGCGGCGGTGCAGATCACAAGCGAAGTCCAGGCGAAAGCTGCAGCCAAGAAGATATTCTACAATGTGGCTAAGCCAGGGTCCAA ATACATCACCCAGGAGGATCTGATGCGTTTTTTGAGAGAGGATGAGGCTTCGAAGACCATGCGTCTCTTTGAAGGAGCAAGTGAAGGCAAGGGAATCAGCAAGCGAGCTCTGAAGAATTGGGTG gTCACTGCATTCAGGGAACGAAGGGCGCTGGCATTGTCCCTCAATGATACAAAAACAGCTGTGAACAAACTCCACCATATGTTGAATGCTGTCGTAGGAATCCTCCTATTCGTTATATGGCTTCTTATACTCAAAATTGCAAGTTCCCATATCTTTGTCTTGGTCGGCTCCCAGACGCTTTTGGTGGCTTTTATGTTTGGGAACACATGCAAGACAACCTTTGAGGCAATTATCTTCTTGTTTGTAATGCACCCATTTGATGTGGGTGATCGCTGTGAAGTGGACGGAGTTCAG ATGGTGGTTGAAGAGATGAATATACTAACGACCGTGTTCTTGAGGtttgataatcaaaagatcACTTATCCGAATAGCATTCTAGCTACAAAGCCCATCGGCAATTTCTACCGTAGTCCGGATATGGGAGATGCAATTGATTTCTGCATCCACATTGCAACTCCTGTGGAAAAGATCGCTTTGATGAAAGAGAGAATAACGAG GTACATTGAAAACAAGAGTGACCATTGGTACCCAGCTCCAATGGTAGTACTGAGGGATGTGGAGGACATGAATAGGCTGAAAATATCCGTATGGCTCTCGCATAGAATGAACCATCAAGACATGGGCGAGAAGTGGGCAAGGAGAGCTCTTTTGGTAGAGGAGATGATCAAAATATTCAGGGACCTCGATATTGAATACCGCATGTTGCCTCTAGACGTGAACATCCGAACCATGCCAGCCGTGGGTTCAAACAGAGTCCCCTCCAATTGGACTACATGCTCGAACTGA